A single Triticum dicoccoides isolate Atlit2015 ecotype Zavitan chromosome 2A, WEW_v2.0, whole genome shotgun sequence DNA region contains:
- the LOC119357544 gene encoding protein STRICTOSIDINE SYNTHASE-LIKE 10-like, producing MRPHQSFIRLRTGIPAPFAAASQAGRELQWAGDATCRKRTHANPQIVLLDRRSVCSDETTGAAAHGAPRIRERVARPPARSSRRLCGSSAAEVKTSPTEWSLHLPLPNGVTGAESLAFDARGQGPYTGVSDGRVLKWGGSAVGWTTFAHHANYRKFPMCTVPVAPSEETESLCGRPLGLAFHRKSGDLYIADAYKGLMRVGPDGGEAEVLATTANGVRFNFVNGIDIDQVTGDVYFTDSSVTYPRRFNTEIMMNADATGRLLKYDAQTKQVTVLKDGLPYPNGVAVSYDRTFIVVAHTVPCQAHRYYLQGPKAGHYELLADLRRDGKGGYWVALNQEKGRPGATTAPVKHLVGVRLDGGGVEVEELTAAKGVTLSEVTERKGQLWLGSVELDYIGLVA from the exons ATGCGTCCTCACCAGAGCTTCATACGGCTGCGAACTGGAATCCCGGCGCCCTTCGCAGCTGCATCTCAGGCTGGCCGCGAGCTGCAATGGGCAGGCGATG CTACCTGCCGTAAACGAACTCACGCAAACCCGCAAATCGTTCTGCTCGATCGACGCAGCGTTTGTTCCGACGAAACCACCGGCGCTGCAGCTCATGGGGCGCCGCGGATCCGCGAGCGGGTGGCTCGTCCTCCTGCTCGCTCTTCTCGTCGTCTCTGTGGCAGCTCGGCCGCGGAGGTAAAGACCAGCCCGACGGAGTGGAGCCTCCACCTCCCCCTGCCCAACGGCGTCACCGGCGCCGAGAGCCTGGCCTTCGACGCGCGCGGCCAGGGCCCCTACACCGGCGTCTCCGATGGCCGCGTCCTCAAGTGGGGCGGCAGCGCCGTCGGCTGGACGACCTTCGCCCACCACGCCAACTACAGGAAGTTCCCCATGTGCACCGTGCCTGTGGCGCCGTCCGAGGAGACCGAGAGCCTGTGCGGGCGGCCGCTGGGGCTCGCGTTCCACCGCAAGTCCGGCGACCTCTACATCGCCGACGCGTACAAGGGGCTCATGAGGGTTGGCCCCGACGGCGGCGAGGCCGAGGTGCTTGCCACGACGGCCAATGGCGTCCGGTTCAACTTCGTCAACGGCATCGACATCGATCAGGTCACCGGTGATGTCTACTTCACCGACAGCAGCGTGACATATCCACGAAG ATTTAATACGGAGATCATGATGAACGCGGATGCGACGGGGAGGCTGCTCAAGTACGACGCGCAGACGAAGCAGGTCACCGTGCTCAAGGACGGCTTGCCGTACCCCAACGGCGTCGCAGTGAGCTACGACAGGACGTTCATCGTCGTCGCGCACACCGTGCCGTGCCAGGCACACAGGTACTATCTCCAGGGACCAAAGGCTGGCCACTACGAGCTGCTCGCCGACCTGCGGCGGGACGGGAAGGGCGGCTACTGGGTGGCGCTGAACCAGGAGAAGGGTCGCCCGGGCGCCACCACAGCCCCCGTGAAGCACTTGGTCGGTGTCCGGCTCGACGGCGGCGGcgtggaggtcgaggagctgaCGGCGGCCAAGGGTGTGACGCTCAGCGAGGTGACGGAGAGGAAAGGACAGCTGTGGCTCGGCTCCGTCGAGCTCGATTATATCGGCCTAGTTGCCTAG